From one Paractinoplanes brasiliensis genomic stretch:
- a CDS encoding SRPBCC family protein, translated as MTLIEADPDLPIIRITREFRASREKLLRAHTDPELFVRWIGPDSTTTRIEHWDARTGGSFRYFSVRGDRDWAFRGCFHDVRPDRLVQTFTYEGDPDGVALNTLWFDDLGDGRTRLRTQSLVESFETRDGWLRSGMETGVRDGYRILERMLTDDAG; from the coding sequence ATGACACTGATCGAGGCCGACCCGGACCTGCCGATCATCCGGATCACCCGCGAGTTCCGGGCGTCGCGGGAGAAACTGTTGCGGGCCCACACCGACCCCGAGCTGTTCGTCCGCTGGATCGGCCCGGACAGCACGACGACCCGCATCGAGCACTGGGACGCCCGTACGGGGGGAAGTTTCCGGTATTTCTCGGTGCGCGGCGACCGGGATTGGGCTTTCCGCGGGTGCTTCCACGACGTGCGGCCCGACCGGCTGGTGCAGACGTTCACCTACGAGGGCGATCCCGACGGGGTGGCGCTCAACACGCTGTGGTTCGACGACCTCGGCGACGGCCGGACAAGGCTGCGCACGCAGTCGCTGGTGGAGAGCTTCGAAACCCGCGACGGCTGGTTGCGGAGCGGCATGGAGACCGGTGTCCGGGACGGATACCGCATCCTGGAGAGGATGCTGACCGATGACGCTGGCTGA
- a CDS encoding ArsR/SmtB family transcription factor, which produces MIVDALSRTFAALADPTRRDIVARLSGGDATVNQLAEPYAMSLQAVYKHLRVLEEAGVVSRPPGPQPRSVRLEVGSLELMDTWIERYRRQAEERYQRLDRVLAEMDDEEPGT; this is translated from the coding sequence ATGATCGTCGATGCGCTCTCCCGCACGTTCGCGGCGCTGGCCGATCCCACGCGCCGCGACATCGTGGCCCGGCTGTCGGGCGGCGACGCCACGGTCAATCAGCTGGCCGAGCCGTACGCGATGAGCCTGCAAGCCGTCTACAAGCACCTGAGAGTGCTGGAGGAGGCGGGCGTGGTGAGCCGGCCGCCGGGGCCGCAGCCGCGTTCGGTGCGTCTCGAAGTGGGGTCGCTGGAGCTGATGGACACGTGGATCGAGCGCTACCGGCGCCAGGCCGAGGAGCGGTACCAGCGCCTCGACCGGGTGCTGGCCGAGATGGACGACGAGGAGCCCGGGACATGA
- a CDS encoding phospholipase D-like domain-containing protein, with protein sequence MPDASSLTDLIGRYLPPATEACPTFAENSLFEPIIDGVTYFTELAERMQALGPGDAVYIASYQADPQLDLTGRVAGEAGYRPFTDVLAEKAAGGTDVRIVLSAAEFSGGIPWLPVGPFRANTLAARVIRAWKPSTVEVSSPPLENRVLLDWSGPVLGSNHQKLVVFRHDGVLTAYVGGLDLSPSRFDHSPHRRLKLGAHRWGWHDAAARLHGPAAVRVWETFRFRWQNTAALPPRYIAKNLPPEYFHLSIGERAVLNPLEPPIDLPPLPEQPEHPADGTAVQVVRSYRPWSLYRHRGLRRLRRANVVRAGIQEIYHSMTTAIGAAERYIYLEDQYFHEAPGGDPRFQLYGRLRAAARRGVRIILIGSGRKDPADGGDSTVHPVVTHDLRWRVLARLPAAARRNVVMYRVDNLTVHTKLMLVDDVFASIGSANFFSRSMVGTDSEISSTFVTTGSLVRDLRVKLWAEHLRTPVTDELAPALTDLDTALGIWRHEWLPAGHPPGTWRRAGLPAGFAPSEWALTPARWSPAVWRRETRER encoded by the coding sequence ATGCCGGACGCATCGTCGCTGACTGATCTGATCGGCCGGTATCTTCCGCCGGCCACCGAGGCGTGCCCGACGTTCGCCGAGAATTCGCTGTTCGAGCCGATCATCGACGGCGTCACCTACTTCACCGAGCTGGCCGAGCGCATGCAGGCCCTCGGCCCCGGCGATGCCGTCTACATCGCGAGCTATCAGGCCGATCCGCAGCTCGACCTCACCGGGCGGGTCGCGGGCGAGGCGGGCTACCGTCCCTTCACCGACGTGCTCGCCGAGAAGGCCGCGGGCGGCACGGACGTACGCATCGTGCTCAGCGCGGCGGAGTTCTCCGGGGGCATCCCGTGGCTCCCGGTCGGGCCGTTCCGCGCGAACACTCTGGCCGCGCGCGTGATCCGGGCGTGGAAGCCGTCGACCGTCGAGGTGTCCTCTCCCCCGCTGGAGAACCGGGTGCTGCTCGACTGGTCGGGGCCGGTGCTGGGGTCCAACCACCAGAAGCTGGTCGTCTTCCGGCACGACGGGGTCCTCACCGCGTACGTGGGCGGTCTTGACCTGTCCCCGAGCCGGTTCGACCATTCGCCGCACCGCCGCCTGAAGCTGGGCGCTCACCGGTGGGGCTGGCACGACGCCGCTGCCCGGCTGCACGGCCCGGCCGCCGTACGGGTCTGGGAGACGTTCCGGTTCCGGTGGCAGAACACCGCCGCCCTGCCGCCGCGGTACATCGCGAAGAACCTGCCGCCCGAGTACTTCCACCTGTCGATCGGCGAGCGGGCGGTGCTCAACCCGCTGGAGCCGCCGATCGACCTGCCGCCGCTGCCCGAGCAGCCGGAGCACCCGGCCGACGGCACAGCCGTGCAGGTGGTGCGCTCCTACCGGCCGTGGAGCCTGTATCGGCATCGGGGGCTGCGCCGTCTTCGCCGGGCCAACGTCGTCCGGGCCGGCATCCAGGAGATCTACCACTCGATGACCACCGCGATCGGCGCCGCGGAACGCTACATCTATCTGGAGGACCAGTATTTCCACGAGGCCCCGGGCGGCGATCCCCGGTTCCAGCTGTACGGCCGGCTGCGCGCGGCGGCCCGGCGCGGCGTCAGAATCATCCTGATCGGTTCGGGTCGCAAGGATCCGGCCGACGGCGGCGACAGCACCGTCCACCCGGTGGTCACGCATGATCTGCGGTGGCGGGTGCTGGCCCGGCTGCCCGCGGCCGCCCGGCGCAACGTGGTGATGTATCGCGTCGACAACCTGACCGTGCACACCAAGCTGATGCTCGTCGACGACGTGTTCGCCAGCATCGGCTCGGCGAACTTCTTCAGCCGCTCGATGGTCGGCACCGACAGCGAGATCTCGTCGACGTTCGTCACGACCGGTTCCCTCGTACGGGATCTGCGGGTCAAGCTGTGGGCCGAGCACCTGCGCACACCGGTGACCGACGAGCTCGCCCCGGCCCTGACCGACCTGGACACCGCCCTGGGCATCTGGCGCCACGAGTGGCTGCCGGCCGGCCATCCCCCGGGCACGTGGCGCCGCGCGGGCCTGCCGGCCGGGTTCGCCCCGTCGGAGTGGGCCCTGACCCCGGCCCGCTGGTCTCCCGCGGTGTGGCGGCGGGAGACCAGGGAACGCTAG
- a CDS encoding TM2 domain-containing protein gives MTATTATATGQKSWIVTLLLSFFLGGFGVHRFYVGKVGTGILMLLTVGGLGVWALIDFIMIAIGKFSDKQGLALAR, from the coding sequence ATGACTGCCACGACCGCCACCGCGACCGGCCAGAAGTCCTGGATCGTCACGCTGCTGCTGAGCTTCTTCCTCGGCGGCTTCGGTGTGCACCGCTTCTACGTCGGCAAGGTCGGCACCGGCATCCTGATGCTGCTCACCGTCGGTGGGCTCGGCGTGTGGGCGCTGATCGACTTCATCATGATCGCGATCGGCAAGTTCTCGGACAAGCAGGGCCTCGCGCTCGCCCGCTGA
- a CDS encoding lytic polysaccharide monooxygenase, whose protein sequence is MTLRRRLALLAAAVLTAPLIAVIVPASPASAHGWITSPPSRQDQCATGVVANCGAIQYEPQSVEAAKGSLSCSGGSSFAVLNDDNKGWRVTSIGSSTAFTWRNTAMHRTANWQYYVDGRLHQTFTNGNAQPPQVLSHQLTNLPGGRHKILAVWNIYDTPMAFYACVDVNVGGGGGTTPPTNPPTSCGPAWSASAVYTGGMNVSHRGRAWTARYWTQGEEPGTTGEWGAWQDKGAC, encoded by the coding sequence ATGACCCTGAGAAGAAGACTCGCCCTGCTCGCCGCGGCCGTCCTCACCGCTCCGCTGATCGCCGTCATCGTCCCCGCGAGCCCGGCCAGCGCCCACGGCTGGATCACCAGTCCCCCGAGCCGTCAGGACCAGTGCGCCACCGGCGTGGTCGCCAACTGCGGCGCCATCCAGTACGAACCCCAGAGCGTCGAGGCGGCCAAGGGTTCGCTGAGCTGCAGCGGCGGCAGCTCGTTCGCGGTGCTCAACGACGACAACAAGGGCTGGCGGGTCACCTCGATCGGCAGCTCGACCGCGTTCACGTGGCGCAACACCGCCATGCACCGCACGGCGAACTGGCAGTACTACGTGGACGGACGTCTGCACCAGACGTTCACCAACGGCAACGCCCAGCCGCCGCAGGTGCTCAGCCACCAGCTGACCAACCTGCCCGGCGGACGGCACAAGATTCTCGCCGTCTGGAACATCTACGACACGCCGATGGCCTTCTACGCCTGCGTCGACGTCAACGTCGGCGGGGGCGGCGGCACCACCCCGCCGACGAACCCGCCGACCAGCTGCGGTCCGGCGTGGAGCGCGTCGGCGGTCTACACCGGCGGCATGAACGTCTCGCACCGCGGCCGGGCCTGGACCGCTCGCTACTGGACCCAGGGCGAGGAGCCCGGCACCACCGGGGAGTGGGGGGCCTGGCAGGACAAGGGCGCCTGCTGA
- a CDS encoding molybdate ABC transporter substrate-binding protein, with protein MNRRLTLVTAVVLGLSACTTQAPAPVAAPVPSPTPEHHHSAGPVPSGAPTGVIVVHAADPLRDTLTQLVPKFEEAFPGTRVTVEYGAGVEHAQHILHGMPVDVFLSADEAATGLVTAAHDRDAPVVVARNPNADETTRLAGQYTAIRPTTGANTVGADAFVTFLSSALARHIFADAGLAPA; from the coding sequence ATGAATCGCCGCCTCACCCTCGTCACCGCCGTGGTGCTCGGCCTGTCGGCATGCACCACGCAAGCGCCTGCCCCGGTCGCCGCTCCCGTCCCCTCCCCCACCCCCGAGCACCACCACAGCGCCGGCCCTGTCCCCTCGGGCGCACCCACCGGCGTGATCGTCGTGCACGCCGCCGACCCGCTGCGCGACACCCTGACCCAGCTCGTGCCCAAGTTCGAGGAGGCGTTCCCCGGCACACGCGTGACCGTCGAGTACGGCGCCGGCGTCGAGCACGCGCAGCACATCCTGCACGGCATGCCGGTCGACGTGTTCCTCTCCGCCGACGAGGCCGCCACCGGCCTGGTCACCGCCGCCCACGACCGCGACGCCCCGGTCGTGGTCGCCCGCAACCCGAACGCCGACGAGACCACCCGCCTGGCCGGCCAGTACACGGCCATCCGCCCCACCACCGGCGCCAACACCGTGGGCGCGGACGCCTTCGTGACGTTCCTGAGCTCAGCCCTGGCCCGCCACATCTTCGCCGACGCGGGCCTCGCCCCCGCCTGA
- a CDS encoding SDR family NAD(P)-dependent oxidoreductase encodes MRRLEGKTAVVTGGGTRGIGRATAARLVAEGAHVFITGRRQAELEEAAQVIGAGVTAVPGDITNPGDLDRLYAAVADRGNGLDVLFANSATAVLATIETITVEDLDRVFAVNVKGTMLTIQRALPVLNKGASVIVNASTAADRGTPGFGAYAASKAAVRAFTRSWANELQGRGIRVNAISPGPTDTSGITELVGEENAAAFRESEAARIAIGRMAHADEIAAAVAFLASPDSSFMLGANLYVDGGENQI; translated from the coding sequence ATGCGCAGGCTCGAAGGCAAGACGGCGGTCGTCACCGGGGGCGGCACGCGAGGCATCGGACGGGCCACCGCCGCCCGGTTGGTGGCCGAGGGCGCACACGTGTTCATCACCGGCCGGCGGCAGGCCGAGCTCGAGGAGGCGGCGCAGGTGATCGGCGCGGGGGTCACCGCGGTTCCGGGTGACATCACGAACCCCGGCGATCTCGATCGGCTCTATGCGGCCGTCGCGGACCGGGGGAACGGGTTGGACGTGCTGTTCGCCAACTCGGCCACCGCCGTCCTGGCCACCATCGAGACGATCACCGTGGAGGATCTTGACCGAGTCTTCGCCGTCAACGTCAAGGGCACGATGCTGACGATCCAGAGGGCGCTGCCGGTGCTCAACAAGGGCGCCTCGGTCATCGTCAACGCCTCCACCGCGGCCGATCGCGGCACCCCGGGTTTCGGCGCGTACGCCGCGTCGAAGGCTGCTGTGCGCGCCTTCACCCGGTCGTGGGCCAACGAGCTCCAGGGCCGCGGCATCCGGGTCAACGCCATCTCACCCGGCCCGACCGACACCAGCGGGATCACCGAGCTGGTTGGCGAGGAGAACGCGGCGGCGTTCCGCGAGAGCGAGGCCGCCCGGATCGCCATCGGCCGGATGGCGCACGCGGACGAGATCGCGGCCGCGGTGGCTTTCCTGGCCTCGCCGGACAGCAGTTTCATGCTGGGCGCCAACCTCTACGTCGACGGCGGCGAGAACCAGATCTGA
- a CDS encoding TetR/AcrR family transcriptional regulator, which produces MEKAQLGRPRAFDADAALGQAMLVFWRQGFEGASLADLTEAMGISRKSMYAAYGNKEELFRKVLQRYTDGPAAYIAEALSAPTARETATAFLTGSIRANTMPGYPAGCLGVQGALAVGETGQVAHDILTEWRAVGQMHLRDRFRRAVREGDLPADADPDLIARYLMTIANGLAVQASAGAGRQDLERVAGAALRNWPPRLTPDTIPAPARH; this is translated from the coding sequence ATGGAGAAGGCGCAACTGGGCCGGCCGCGGGCGTTCGACGCCGACGCGGCGCTCGGCCAAGCCATGCTCGTCTTCTGGCGGCAGGGTTTCGAGGGGGCCAGCCTGGCCGACCTGACCGAGGCCATGGGCATTTCCCGCAAGAGCATGTACGCGGCGTACGGCAACAAGGAGGAGCTCTTCCGCAAGGTGCTGCAGCGCTACACCGATGGCCCGGCCGCCTACATCGCCGAGGCGTTGAGCGCGCCGACCGCCCGCGAGACGGCGACCGCGTTCCTCACCGGCTCGATCCGGGCCAACACGATGCCGGGCTACCCCGCCGGCTGCCTGGGGGTGCAGGGCGCGCTGGCCGTGGGCGAGACCGGTCAGGTCGCCCACGACATCCTGACCGAGTGGCGCGCCGTGGGTCAGATGCACCTGCGCGACCGCTTCCGCCGGGCCGTGCGCGAGGGCGACCTGCCCGCCGACGCCGACCCCGACCTGATCGCCCGTTACCTGATGACGATCGCGAACGGCCTGGCCGTGCAGGCGTCGGCCGGCGCCGGCCGCCAAGACCTCGAACGCGTGGCCGGCGCCGCCCTGCGCAACTGGCCCCCCCGCCTGACGCCTGACACGATCCCTGCCCCGGCCCGCCATTAG
- a CDS encoding alpha/beta fold hydrolase — translation MSAIHNVVLVHGAFADGSGWRGVYDNLTARGYRVSIVQNPLTSLEDDVAATMRVLDRQDGPAVLVGHSWGGTVITEAGTHEKVAGLVYVSALAPDAGENTSQQYEGFAATPDFVIDVAEDGFGFLNPGTFKAGFAADATDAEAAFLRDSQVPISMSAFATPVKNAAWRDKPSWAAIATDDKAFDQAMLQHMAQRIGARITNIKASHALFLTQADAVADVIDTAARNA, via the coding sequence ATGAGCGCCATCCACAATGTTGTGCTGGTCCACGGTGCGTTCGCTGACGGCTCGGGCTGGCGCGGCGTGTACGACAACCTCACCGCCCGGGGCTACCGGGTCTCGATCGTGCAGAACCCGCTGACCTCGCTCGAGGACGACGTCGCGGCCACCATGCGGGTGCTCGACCGGCAGGACGGCCCGGCCGTCCTCGTCGGGCACTCCTGGGGCGGCACGGTCATCACCGAGGCCGGCACGCACGAGAAGGTCGCGGGCCTGGTCTACGTGTCGGCGCTCGCCCCCGACGCCGGCGAGAACACCTCCCAGCAGTACGAGGGGTTCGCCGCCACGCCCGACTTCGTCATCGACGTCGCCGAGGACGGTTTCGGCTTCCTCAACCCCGGCACGTTCAAGGCCGGGTTCGCCGCGGACGCCACCGACGCCGAGGCCGCCTTCCTGCGCGACTCCCAGGTGCCCATCAGCATGTCGGCCTTCGCCACCCCGGTGAAGAACGCCGCCTGGCGCGACAAGCCGAGCTGGGCCGCCATCGCGACCGACGACAAGGCCTTCGACCAGGCGATGCTGCAGCACATGGCCCAGCGCATCGGCGCGCGGATCACCAACATCAAGGCCAGCCACGCCCTCTTCCTCACCCAGGCCGACGCCGTCGCCGACGTCATCGACACCGCCGCGCGGAACGCCTGA
- a CDS encoding GntR family transcriptional regulator has protein sequence MPIPRGESSVDRSLLRDDVYRRLRDAIVDGTFLPGEQLKDGELAEWLGVSRTPVREALLRLAAGGLVVTTPGKSTRVSLVDAQSVRDARDVIAAMHELAVRQTAGRLSDDELDRMRAANRRFAEAVTSGDVAAALDADEAIHRVPVDASGNRALMMVLDQFDPLVRRAERLRFSTDGHASVELHDRLIEMMAARDAEGAASVAFDIWHTLPAEEDDTR, from the coding sequence ATGCCCATCCCCCGCGGCGAGTCCTCCGTCGACCGATCACTCCTGCGTGACGACGTCTACCGGCGCCTGCGGGACGCCATCGTCGACGGCACCTTCCTGCCCGGCGAGCAGCTCAAGGACGGCGAGCTCGCCGAGTGGCTCGGGGTGAGCCGCACCCCCGTACGGGAAGCCCTGTTGCGCCTCGCGGCCGGCGGGCTCGTCGTCACCACGCCCGGCAAGTCGACCCGGGTCAGCCTCGTCGACGCCCAGTCGGTGCGGGACGCCCGTGACGTCATCGCCGCCATGCACGAGCTGGCCGTCCGCCAGACCGCGGGCCGGCTCAGCGACGACGAGCTCGACCGCATGCGGGCCGCCAACCGCCGCTTCGCCGAGGCCGTCACCAGCGGTGACGTCGCCGCTGCCCTTGACGCCGACGAGGCGATCCATCGGGTTCCGGTCGACGCCTCGGGCAATCGCGCCCTGATGATGGTGCTCGACCAGTTCGATCCCCTGGTACGCCGGGCCGAGCGGCTGCGCTTCAGCACGGACGGGCACGCGTCGGTCGAACTGCACGACCGGCTGATCGAGATGATGGCGGCGAGAGACGCCGAGGGGGCGGCGTCGGTTGCCTTCGACATCTGGCACACGCTGCCCGCCGAGGAGGACGACACGAGATGA
- a CDS encoding TetR/AcrR family transcriptional regulator, translated as MKRGATETRPSEARQRLLSTATQIFYADGIHSVGVDRIIAEAKVTRATFYRHFPSKDDLVLAYLREVHRMERDAITAAIAAHTTAAGSLLAAADAIAGMIRSPGFRGCAFLNAAAEFPAPGHPVHQQIVAHRQWFLDTLTPLMAQVAPQRSDAAARHFAMLRDGAMTAGCLHDAEPVIETFLRGVEGLVRIHGERRPAPS; from the coding sequence ATGAAGCGTGGCGCCACCGAGACCCGTCCCTCCGAGGCCCGTCAGCGGCTCCTCAGCACGGCGACCCAGATCTTCTACGCCGACGGCATCCACTCGGTCGGCGTCGACCGCATCATCGCCGAGGCCAAGGTCACCCGGGCCACCTTCTATCGGCACTTCCCCAGCAAGGACGACCTCGTCCTCGCGTACCTGCGGGAAGTGCACCGGATGGAGCGCGACGCCATCACGGCGGCCATCGCCGCGCACACGACGGCGGCCGGCTCGCTGCTGGCCGCGGCCGACGCCATCGCCGGTATGATCCGGTCGCCGGGTTTCCGGGGGTGCGCCTTCCTCAACGCCGCCGCCGAGTTCCCCGCGCCCGGCCACCCGGTGCACCAGCAGATCGTGGCCCACCGCCAGTGGTTCCTCGACACCCTGACGCCGCTGATGGCGCAGGTCGCCCCGCAACGGTCGGACGCCGCCGCACGCCACTTCGCGATGCTGCGCGACGGCGCGATGACGGCCGGCTGCCTGCACGACGCCGAGCCGGTGATCGAGACGTTCCTGCGCGGCGTCGAGGGCCTGGTCCGTATCCACGGCGAACGCCGCCCGGCCCCGAGCTGA
- a CDS encoding dihydrolipoyl dehydrogenase family protein: protein MDTTTYDVIVIGAGPVGENVADRLVRGGLTAAIVERELVGGECSYWACMPTKALLRSGSALRAARQVAGAREAVSGDLDAAAVLRRRDSFASNWKDDGQVSWLESAGIALHRGQGRISGERTVEVTATDGTKTSLTARHAVVVATGSSALVPEIEGLRESGLWTSREAAAAKEVPGRLVIIGGGVVASEMATAYAGLGSAVTMLARDGLLHTAEPFAGERVTQALRESGVDVRIGAEAASVTRDATGTVHVRLTGGERIAADEILVAIGRTPNTQDIGLDALGLKPGSWLTVDEALRVEGAGDWLYAAGDVNRRALLTHQGKYQARALGDAIVARAKGEEAETGPWGRHAATADERAVPQVVFTDPEVASAGLTAAAAEAAGLRTRVVDYDLGAVSGSVLHADGYQGHARMVVDEDRRVIVGFTLVGPDVAELIHAATIAIAGEVPIDRLWHAVPAFPTVSEIWLRLLETYGR from the coding sequence ATGGACACCACTACGTACGACGTCATCGTGATCGGCGCCGGCCCGGTCGGCGAGAACGTGGCCGACCGCCTCGTGCGGGGTGGCCTGACCGCCGCGATCGTGGAGCGGGAGCTCGTCGGCGGCGAGTGCTCCTACTGGGCGTGCATGCCGACCAAGGCCCTGCTGCGCAGCGGGAGCGCGCTGCGAGCGGCCCGCCAGGTGGCCGGGGCTCGCGAGGCGGTGTCCGGCGACCTGGACGCGGCGGCCGTGCTGCGCCGCCGGGACTCGTTCGCCTCGAACTGGAAGGACGACGGGCAGGTGTCCTGGCTCGAGTCGGCCGGGATCGCGCTGCACCGCGGTCAGGGGCGGATCAGCGGGGAGCGGACCGTCGAGGTGACCGCCACCGACGGCACGAAGACCTCGCTCACCGCGCGGCACGCCGTGGTCGTCGCGACCGGCAGCAGCGCGCTCGTGCCCGAGATCGAGGGCCTGCGCGAGTCCGGGCTGTGGACCAGCCGCGAGGCGGCCGCCGCGAAGGAGGTTCCGGGCCGGCTCGTCATCATCGGGGGTGGCGTGGTGGCGTCCGAGATGGCCACCGCGTACGCGGGTCTCGGCTCTGCCGTCACGATGCTGGCCCGCGACGGCCTGCTGCACACGGCCGAGCCGTTCGCCGGCGAACGTGTCACCCAGGCGCTGCGCGAGTCGGGCGTGGACGTGCGGATCGGCGCCGAGGCGGCCTCGGTGACCCGCGACGCGACCGGGACGGTGCACGTCAGGCTGACCGGCGGCGAGCGGATCGCGGCCGACGAGATCCTGGTGGCGATCGGCCGTACGCCCAACACGCAGGACATCGGCCTGGACGCGCTCGGCCTCAAGCCCGGCTCGTGGCTGACCGTCGACGAGGCGTTGCGGGTCGAGGGCGCCGGGGACTGGCTGTACGCCGCAGGCGACGTGAACCGGCGGGCGCTGCTCACCCACCAGGGCAAATACCAGGCCCGCGCGCTGGGCGACGCGATCGTGGCCCGCGCCAAGGGCGAAGAGGCCGAGACCGGGCCGTGGGGCCGGCACGCGGCCACGGCCGACGAGCGCGCTGTTCCCCAGGTCGTGTTCACCGATCCCGAGGTCGCGTCGGCCGGGCTGACCGCGGCGGCGGCCGAGGCGGCCGGGCTGCGCACCCGGGTTGTCGACTACGACCTGGGCGCCGTGTCCGGCTCGGTGCTGCACGCCGACGGCTACCAGGGTCACGCCCGCATGGTCGTCGACGAGGACCGCCGGGTGATCGTCGGGTTCACCCTCGTCGGCCCGGACGTGGCCGAGCTGATCCACGCGGCCACCATCGCCATCGCCGGCGAGGTGCCGATCGACCGGCTCTGGCACGCCGTCCCCGCGTTCCCCACGGTCAGCGAGATCTGGCTGCGACTGCTGGAGACGTACGGGCGCTGA
- a CDS encoding EthD family reductase encodes MPTKITLVIDNPGDPDEFEKVYAEVKAAAATFPNVRRVESAKVWPKEDGTPTPAYRTLDLYFDSYSDASAAVATPAAGAVFGGLIGTNVPFKGLFSDIEDTQA; translated from the coding sequence ATGCCCACCAAGATCACGCTGGTCATCGACAACCCCGGCGACCCGGACGAGTTCGAGAAGGTCTACGCCGAGGTGAAGGCGGCCGCGGCCACCTTCCCGAACGTCCGCCGGGTCGAGTCGGCCAAGGTCTGGCCCAAGGAGGACGGCACCCCCACCCCGGCCTACCGGACGCTCGACCTCTACTTCGACAGCTACTCCGACGCCTCAGCCGCGGTCGCCACCCCCGCCGCGGGCGCGGTCTTCGGCGGCCTCATCGGGACGAACGTGCCGTTCAAGGGCCTGTTCTCCGACATCGAGGACACCCAGGCCTGA